A stretch of DNA from Melioribacteraceae bacterium 4301-Me:
TGTTATTAATTATAAGCTTATTTCTATCAAAATCGATAACTTTTTTCTCTCTTAATTCTGTAAGAAAATAGTTAACAGTTTGACGAGAACAAGCCGTCAATTCACCAATTGTTGAATGTTTCAAGAAAGGCTTAATAAATATTTGATCACCTATTTTTTTGCCATACTTTTCAGCATATCTTATAATAAACGAAACTATTCTTTGTTTGGAATCTTTAAATATTAGGTCTTCTATTCTTTCCGAAAAACTCCTCAGTTTAAGTCCAATTATCTTAGTTAATCTAAGATTCAATTCGGGATTTTTTTCAATGAATGACGCAAGGTCATTTTTATCAATTGCACATATAAGAGATGGCTCCAACGTAACAGCGTAGTCGGTTCTTTGTCCCTCATCCAAATACGCCATTTCTCCAAAAATCTCACCAGGATTGATTATAGTTAATATTTTTTCGCTGCCATCATTGAGATATTTTGTAATTTTTACTCTGCCTGTCTTAAGAAAGTAAATATTTTGGGACGGCTCCTCAGCAAAATAAATTGGCTCATTAGCCTTAGTTTCTTTATCAGTAATCATTTTGTTTAATTCAATCATCTTATTCTTATCTAAATTGCTAAACAGATTAAAATTTTCTAAATACCATAATCTTGACTTTTCAGGCATATTACTAACCAATTATTTTGGAATTTTACAATTCAATATAACTAAAAGCATTAAAAAGATTAACAATATTTTCTTCATTTCTGTCCAAAATAATTTATATCAATGGACTTATCGATACTTAGCACCATATCTGTCTATAGATATTTTAGTGTGGTCTAGAAAGTAAGATTTTCCGCCAGAATACGGCGGACAAGTTGAAAAATAGAACACCGACAACACAAACCTGTCTGCGCAGTCAGGTTTTAACGTACCCGCCTGCCAAAGTACTTTGTACGGCGGGCAGGCCTGTCTACCGATAGGAAGATTTTCATAGCCTGCCTGCTGAACGAATTCATCGGAAAGCAGGATTATATAATTAAAAAATTACTTCCTGCAAGGTGGTGAATTCTCATTAGACAGCCCCTAACAAAATCTATAGGATTTGAAGGATAATAATTAACATAAAACTACGAAGGAGTGAAATTATTGTAGAGGTAAAAAATAAAAACATCACCAAAACCCCAAAGGGGTGGCATCATTATAGGAAATATAAATCCATATATGCCAACAAAACCCCGAAGGGGCAATGCTGTTAGGTTAAGGAGGAGAAAAAAATCATAAATCAATAACATCACTAAACTCTGAATTTGTAATACCAATATTTGGAAATAATTGTGTTTATGTTATAATAATGTCATCCCTTCGGGATTTTACTTGTCTGCGACAAGCCATGATAAATATCTTAACTCATCTCCCAACCGTCATCAGAATTCGACGAAGTCTGTCGACCTTCTTTTTCAATGAAAAGATACGATTTCTCTTTATTTTCAAAATCCTTCTCTTTTTAGAACCTGACTGTCGACAAAGGTAGCAAGAGATTTAGTGTGAATTTTGTAACATGTGTTGACATTTTTACACAGCCCCATAAAGCTTCTGAGAATTGTTATTTTAACATTATCATAATTCCGTTAGGGATTGAATATTTTTAGAATTTTTATAACCTCATGAATTCAAAGTCCCTTAGAGGGACGCAATAGGTTTTATCAAAATAAACTTGTTCGATGCGGCAATAGTAATAGTAAAGATATTCATCTTCTTTAATTTGAATCGAAGTTAGTGTATATTAGTGTAGTTCTTATATCAATTTTGCGACCGTTGTTCAATCCGCCTTCGGCGGACGAGTTCTTACGTTTTTTGCTTGATTGCTATTATTGTCTTTGTTTACATGAAAATTTTTGTGACTGTAGTTCAACTGGGCAAAGCATGTTGACGGAGTTCATCCCGCTAAAAGCGGAAGATCACATTCTAAGTTCTTCACATATTGTTATGCGCCCGTAGCTCAATTGGATAGAGCATGTGACTTCGGATCACAGGGTTGAGGGTTCGAATCCTTCCGGGCGTACAAATGTTACTTTTACACTTAGACTAACAAATAAACCTGTTCTACTCTCCCCTTTCTAAAATTAAATATATCTATTTACTTTATTTATCATTGCTGTCAGAAATAATTTTGAAATCAAATTCCGAAGGGATGAATTACAAATAAATTTAGAAAACTTCATGATTTTGGACTATTCTACTTGTCTTGTAAATCAATCCCTATCTCGTCCCTACGGGACTTTTAACTTCAGTTTGATATTTATTTATTCTATAACTATATAATCCCTAAAGGGATTACATTGGTTTATGCATAATCAAAGCTTTATTGTCCCCTCAGGACAAAATATTTATAGGATAAAGAACAAAGAAATAGATTAAGTCCATTTAGGGACGAAATAAAAAATGTATTGGACAGATATGTTATTTATATTAGTCAAATAATAAAATTATGATTGTCCATTATTCTTCAAACTTTCTTCAGATTTTTAATTTAGCTTAAGGTATGAAGATTTTATTAATCGAAGACGAAAAGGACCTTGCCAAATCAATTGTAGATTTTTTATGCAGAGAAGAATTTGTTATTGACGCTGTACATAATTATGCAGACGCTTACGAAAAAATTAACCTTTACGAATACGACTGTGCATTGATTGATATTATGTTACCTGGTGGCTCTGGCTTAAATTTGGTTACAAAGTTTAAGGAAATCCAGCCTAAGTGCGGCATAATAATTATTACTGCCAAAAATACCATTGACGATAAACTAACAGGACTAGAACTTGGTGCGGATGATTATATTACTAAGCCATTTCATCTTGCAGAATTAAATGCAAGAATAAAATCAGTTTTAAGAAGAAGATTTTTTGATGGAAACAACAAAGTAGTTATAAATGAAATTTCAATTGATACTGAAACAAGAACAGTTTCTGTAAACAATAAAAATGTTGAGTTAACTAAAAGAGAGTACGATATTCTTTTGTTTTTTGTTAGCAATAAGGAAAGGGTTCTAACAAAAGAATCAATCGTTGAACACATCTGGGGAGATGATGCAAATGCTTTTGATAATTTTGATTTTGTTTACACACACATTAAAAACCTTCGCAAAAAGCTTATAGAGCAAGGTGCGAATGATTACATCAAATCTGTTTATGGAATCGGATATAAGTTTACATTAAAATGAAATTGATAAATAAAATAAGTGTTTATTTTCTTGCTAGTTCTCTTATGATTTTTGTAGTTATCTCTTTAGGAATTTATTTACTATTGGGGAAAGCAGTAGAAAAAGAAATTGACGAGCAATTATCTAAGATATATGACGAAGTAGTTCGCGAAATAAAAAACGGCAAACAAACCAGCTTCTATCCTTTTGTTCAGGTTGATTCAATTAATACTTCTGAAGATGCAATGGGTTTTAGCGATGTCCAAATTTTTAATAAAGAGGAAAATGAAACTGAGCCATTCAGACAATTAACTTCATTCGCAAGCATCAATGGGAAGAATTATAAAATAATTGTACGCACCTCTTTAATTGAAAAAGAAGATATTCTTACTTCCATTTTAACTATTACCCTTTTAGCCTTTTCGTTATTTGTAATAATCTTGTTTTTTATGAACAAGACTTTATCCCAGAAAATCTTTAAAGATTTTTACGATTCTCTCAAAAGGATTGAAACTTTTTCAGTAAAAGAAAATTCACCTATTGTACTAAAAAAATCTGACATTGAAGAATTTAAAAAACTAAACGAATCAATTTCTTTTCTCTCTGAAAAAGCAATCAACGAATATCGCAGTTTAAAAGAATTTTCTGAGGAAACAAATCACGAGCTGCAAACACCAGTGTCTGTAATAAAATCCAAACTTGAGCTTTTAATTCAAAACAGTTTACTAAGCGAAAATGATTATCACTTACTTGAGACAATATTAAAGAACTTAAATAAGCTGGAAAAAATTAGTAAGTCACTCTTATTGTTAAATAAACTCGAGCACAAAGAATTATTTGAAGAAAATTGTCTTAATCTTTCCGATGAAATAAATTCAGCATTAAAGGACAATACTGATTTTATTGAATCGAAAGAACTAATGCTTGATGTAACATTAGACAAAAATACAAACTTAATTGCTGACCAATCTTTAATAAATATTTTACTAAGCAATCTGATATCAAATGCGATTAAACACAATCACCATAAAGGTAAATTAATTATTCAATTAAGCAATAATAAATTGACAGTTTCAAATACAACTGAAATCAAAGATAAAATTCCAGCAAAATTTTTTGATAGATTTTACAAAAGCAACAATTCAGATTCTGTGGGACTAGGATTGACAATCGCAAAAAAGATTTGCGATTTGTATGGATTTGTGATCACGAACCAATTTTCTGATAACTTTTATAGCGTGATGGTTGAGTTCAATAAGACAAAATTTTCATTGCAAGAACGATAATCTGATGTAATCTAAAACAATACAAAAGATTCATAAATAATTCTATTGGTAAAACAAATGAAAGTCAGAACAATTCTATTAATATTTTTATCATCAATGAATCTCTTTGCACAACATAATTTAGAATCTTATATCAACTCAGCTTACCGGAACAATCCAGCAATTAAAGAACAAAAGGCTCAACTAAATATTAACAACTTGCAGAGGGAACTGGATTACGCACAAAATTCCGGATTCCAAATGTATATGTCAGCCAATTATCTCTTCGTTCCCTACTTTAACAACAAAGGTGGAATTTTATCAACAAACCCTGATGTAAATGCAATTGGCTATGATATAGGAATAACTAACGGCGGATTGTATTCAGCTCAATTTAATATCGAGAAAAATATTTTTAACGGTGCTTTGCTCAATGCTCTTGAAAGACAAAGAATGATTTCAGCAATAACTGCAGAAAATAATATTGAGTTATTAAAAAGAGATTTGCGTAAACAAGTTACTGACCAGTACCTTCAAACATATTCATCCTTCCAGCTATATAAAATGTCAAATGAATTAATCACTTATTTAACCAACCAATTAAAGATTCTTGGCGAACTTGTTGAAAGTGGAATGGCAAAGCAATCAGATTACCTACTGTTATCTGTAGAACTTGAGAATCAAAAAATTTCCATAAATGATTATTACTCACAATTCCTTTCTAATTTGTTTGAATTAAATTCATTATGTGGAATTAAAGACAGCAGTGTTGTCGAATTGGAGCCGGTTTCACTCATGCTTCAAAGTAAAAAATTAAGTTCTGCTGTCCTTAAAAAATTTGAATTAGATAGCCTTGCAGTTGAAAATCAGCAAAGAGTTTTCGAAACAAGATATCAGCCACAAGTTTCATTGTTTTTCAATACTGGGCTAAATGCAGTTGAGTTAACTAATATTCAAAGAAAATTTGGATTGAGTGCGGGAATAAATTTTTCACTTCCGATTTATGACGGCAATCAACGATCGATTACTCGGCAGCAAGTAAGAGTTTCTATAGAAACGATAAATAATTACAAATCGAATTTCGCAATTCTTCTTGACAATCAGAAAAGCTCAGCGTTAAAGAAAATTGAGAGCCTAAAGAACAACTTGGAAAACCTTTCCAAACAAATCGAAAGTTATAATACGATTATAAAAATATCAGAACAGGAATTAAGACAGGGACAACTTTCTATGATTGAATATCTGACAATACTTAAAAACTTTACAGACCTTAAGAAAAACAAGATAGTTGCAGAAATAAATTATCAACTTGAAATCAACAATTATAATTACTGGAATTATTGAAATGAGAAAATCAATTTTAAGAAGCAGATTATTTCGCTTCGCCAGCCTTACCTTTTGGCAGGCTCATAATAATAATACAGGACTGTCATTGCAAAGGCGAAACCCGAAGCAATCTCAAAACTTTTTGTTGTTAATTACATTGCTCATCCTTTTAATATTTATTGTTTCCTGTTCAAGCGATACAAAAACAACACAGACAGAGATATTAGGCACACCAGTAAAAGTTGCAAATCCATCTAAAGCATCCCTAACTGAATATATGAGTTTTAATGCAAATACTGTTTTTCTGAAAAAAGAAATTGTGCGTTCAACATTTCAAGGTTTCATTCAGAAAGTATACAAGAATATTGGTGATTATATAAAAGCTGGTGATGTAGTTTTTCAAATAATCACCAAAGAAGCTTATGCAACAGATAGTCTAAGAGTGAAATTAAGTGACGAAGTCTTTAGCGGCATAGTAAATATCAAATCAAAAACAAGCGGAATTTTAACAGAACTAAATTACAATGTTGGTGATTTTGTTTCCGATGGTGAACAGCTGGCTGTAATTTCAAATCCAAATTCTCTTGCTGTGTTATTAAATGTCCCATATCAGCATATTTCTAAAATTAAGCTTAAGTCAAGTTGCATTTTAATTTTTCCAAATGGCAAGAAAGTAGAAGGAATTATTGCCAAGTCATTGCCAAGTGTTGATCCTGTATCACAAACTCAAACCTTTTTGATTGATTTTAACGATGGAAATATTATCCCAGAAAATCTTAATCTCGAAGTAAAGATTTCTATTAATGTTATAAAAAATGCAGTTGTGTTGCCAAAATCAGCAATCCAAACCAATGAAACCCTTACAAATTTTTGGATAATGAAAATGATAAACGATTCAACTGCAGTTAGGACAAAAATTATAAAAGGGATTGAGAATGATAGTCTGGTACAAATTATTAATCCCAAATTATCATTAACAGATAAAATTATAATTGATGGTGCTTATGGACTGCCGGATACCGCAAAGGTGATTGTGAAATAGTTATTGCGAGGGCGATAGCCCGAAGCAATCCATAAAGAAGAACAGATTGCTTCGCTTCATTTCATTTCGCTCGCAATGACTGCGCTGAACTGTAGTTGCGAGGAGCGAAGCGACGAAGCAATCTAAAATAAACAAACATTGTTTATGGACAAGAAATATTTTGTATACATAATGACAAACAAAAACAACACAGTATTATACACTGGAGTTACAAATAATCTTGTTCGTAGAGTTTATGAACACAAAGAAAAATTAATTGAAGGATTTACTAAAAAGTATAACTGTACAAAATTAGTTTGGTATGAAATATATACCGATGCTTACAGCGCAATTTCGCGTGAGAAACAAATTAAAGCAGGATCAAGAAAAAAGAAATTAGAACTAATTAATTCTTTGAATCCTGAGTGGAAAGATTTATACTATGAAATATTATGAGATTGCTTCGTCCCGACAAGTCGGGACTCGCAATGACCAAGTGTGTGGAATCGTCATTGCGAGGGCGATAGCCCGAAGCAATCCATAAAGAAGAACAGATTGCTTCGCTTCATATCATTTCGCTCGCAATGACTGCACTGAACTGTCATTGCGAGGAGCAGAGCGACGAAGCAATCTAAAAAGTGAAAGGGATTGCTTCACTTCGTTCGTAATGACTACATTGAACTGTCATTGCAAGGAGTGAAACGACGAAGCAATCTAAAATAAAATTTATTAAGGTAAAGAACTATGAACACCTTCTACACAAAATTTAAAAGCCCAATAATTGTCATACTTTTTATTATTCTCATTGGTGGATTTTTTTCACTATCAAATATTAAGTCTGGACTGTTCCCCGATATTACTTTCCCCAAAATCAAAATTATTGCAGATAATGGGCAGCAGCCAGTTGATAAAATGATGGTTACAGTCACAATCCCTCTTGAAAATGCAATAAAAAAAGTTCAGGACCTAAATTTAATTCGCAGTACAACAAGTCGTGGCAGCTGTGAAATTTCCGCTTTCCTGAATTGGAATACAAACATTGATTTGGGTAAACAGCGTATTGAAGCTCAGATTAACGCAATCAAACAACAGCTTCCCCCGGATGTAAATATTACGATTGAAAAAATGAATCCTTCAATTCTGCCTGTAATGGGTTTTTCGCTTGAAGGCGATGGCAAAAGCCAAATTGAATTAAGACAAATAGCCGAGTATACAGTTAAACCTTTCTTGTCGCGTGTAAAAGGTGTATCAGAAATTGCGGTAATTGGAGGGAAAATAAAAGAGTATCATATAATTTTTGATCCAGTAAAACTTAGTCAGCTTGGCATTACACCAAAAACCATTTCAGAGGTATTAGCTCAGTCAAATATTATTTCATCGACTGGATATATTAAAGATTATAACCGCTTATATCTAACAATAACTAATGCAGCTATAAATACAAAAAGCGAATTGGAAAACACGATTATAACCAACTCGCCTAAACGAGTCATAAAGTTAAGTGACATTGCAAAAATTGAGATTGGTGAATTGAAAGAATATATAAAAATAAATGCAAATGGTAAAAATGTTCCATTAGTAGCTGTTTTAAAACAACCGAATTCAAATTTAATTGAAGTTGTTGATAGTGTGAAATCGCAAATAAAACAGTTAAGTAAAATATTGCCCAAAGGAGTTATACTAAAACCGTTTTATAATCAAGCTGATTTTGTCAATGATTCAATCAAAAGTTTAAAGGACGTCCTTTG
This window harbors:
- a CDS encoding Crp/Fnr family transcriptional regulator encodes the protein MPEKSRLWYLENFNLFSNLDKNKMIELNKMITDKETKANEPIYFAEEPSQNIYFLKTGRVKITKYLNDGSEKILTIINPGEIFGEMAYLDEGQRTDYAVTLEPSLICAIDKNDLASFIEKNPELNLRLTKIIGLKLRSFSERIEDLIFKDSKQRIVSFIIRYAEKYGKKIGDQIFIKPFLKHSTIGELTACSRQTVNYFLTELREKKVIDFDRNKLIINNISELKKYIYK
- a CDS encoding response regulator transcription factor; this translates as MKILLIEDEKDLAKSIVDFLCREEFVIDAVHNYADAYEKINLYEYDCALIDIMLPGGSGLNLVTKFKEIQPKCGIIIITAKNTIDDKLTGLELGADDYITKPFHLAELNARIKSVLRRRFFDGNNKVVINEISIDTETRTVSVNNKNVELTKREYDILLFFVSNKERVLTKESIVEHIWGDDANAFDNFDFVYTHIKNLRKKLIEQGANDYIKSVYGIGYKFTLK
- a CDS encoding sensor histidine kinase translates to MKLINKISVYFLASSLMIFVVISLGIYLLLGKAVEKEIDEQLSKIYDEVVREIKNGKQTSFYPFVQVDSINTSEDAMGFSDVQIFNKEENETEPFRQLTSFASINGKNYKIIVRTSLIEKEDILTSILTITLLAFSLFVIILFFMNKTLSQKIFKDFYDSLKRIETFSVKENSPIVLKKSDIEEFKKLNESISFLSEKAINEYRSLKEFSEETNHELQTPVSVIKSKLELLIQNSLLSENDYHLLETILKNLNKLEKISKSLLLLNKLEHKELFEENCLNLSDEINSALKDNTDFIESKELMLDVTLDKNTNLIADQSLINILLSNLISNAIKHNHHKGKLIIQLSNNKLTVSNTTEIKDKIPAKFFDRFYKSNNSDSVGLGLTIAKKICDLYGFVITNQFSDNFYSVMVEFNKTKFSLQER
- a CDS encoding TolC family protein, which codes for MKVRTILLIFLSSMNLFAQHNLESYINSAYRNNPAIKEQKAQLNINNLQRELDYAQNSGFQMYMSANYLFVPYFNNKGGILSTNPDVNAIGYDIGITNGGLYSAQFNIEKNIFNGALLNALERQRMISAITAENNIELLKRDLRKQVTDQYLQTYSSFQLYKMSNELITYLTNQLKILGELVESGMAKQSDYLLLSVELENQKISINDYYSQFLSNLFELNSLCGIKDSSVVELEPVSLMLQSKKLSSAVLKKFELDSLAVENQQRVFETRYQPQVSLFFNTGLNAVELTNIQRKFGLSAGINFSLPIYDGNQRSITRQQVRVSIETINNYKSNFAILLDNQKSSALKKIESLKNNLENLSKQIESYNTIIKISEQELRQGQLSMIEYLTILKNFTDLKKNKIVAEINYQLEINNYNYWNY
- a CDS encoding efflux RND transporter periplasmic adaptor subunit — encoded protein: MRKSILRSRLFRFASLTFWQAHNNNTGLSLQRRNPKQSQNFLLLITLLILLIFIVSCSSDTKTTQTEILGTPVKVANPSKASLTEYMSFNANTVFLKKEIVRSTFQGFIQKVYKNIGDYIKAGDVVFQIITKEAYATDSLRVKLSDEVFSGIVNIKSKTSGILTELNYNVGDFVSDGEQLAVISNPNSLAVLLNVPYQHISKIKLKSSCILIFPNGKKVEGIIAKSLPSVDPVSQTQTFLIDFNDGNIIPENLNLEVKISINVIKNAVVLPKSAIQTNETLTNFWIMKMINDSTAVRTKIIKGIENDSLVQIINPKLSLTDKIIIDGAYGLPDTAKVIVK
- a CDS encoding GIY-YIG nuclease family protein codes for the protein MDKKYFVYIMTNKNNTVLYTGVTNNLVRRVYEHKEKLIEGFTKKYNCTKLVWYEIYTDAYSAISREKQIKAGSRKKKLELINSLNPEWKDLYYEIL